The proteins below come from a single Synechococcales cyanobacterium T60_A2020_003 genomic window:
- a CDS encoding ABC transporter permease has protein sequence MTVSPDVQSSSRWTQFWEQRALQRFRQSRSGMIGLGLTVLILLAAIAAPVLNPYNPASDRNYALRLNPPTLEHWFGTDGLGRDILTLVWYGLRISLVISVVSVGIGLVIGVLLGLMAGYFRGWLEAGINWITDVMLAFPSVLLAIALVTITGPSSSSVMMAVGLVQVPKFIRLTRSMVLSLREQEFVQTVRAFGARSSRIIFIHIPPASLAPIIVQATLATGTATLEAAGLGFLGLGAQPPTPELGTMLSDAFKGGYSLSSPWTIVFPGLFITLMVLAFNLLGDGLRDALDPRMSHE, from the coding sequence ATGACGGTGTCCCCAGACGTACAAAGTTCATCCCGTTGGACGCAATTTTGGGAACAGCGAGCCTTACAACGCTTTAGACAATCTCGCTCTGGCATGATCGGGTTAGGACTGACCGTGTTGATTCTGCTAGCGGCGATCGCCGCTCCGGTGCTCAATCCCTACAATCCAGCAAGCGATCGCAACTATGCGCTGCGCCTCAACCCACCGACGCTCGAGCACTGGTTTGGCACGGACGGATTGGGGCGCGATATTTTGACCTTGGTTTGGTACGGACTGCGAATATCGCTGGTGATTAGCGTGGTCTCAGTCGGGATTGGACTGGTCATCGGAGTCTTGTTGGGACTCATGGCAGGCTACTTTCGGGGCTGGCTGGAAGCAGGCATTAATTGGATCACGGATGTTATGCTGGCCTTTCCGTCGGTTCTACTGGCGATCGCCCTAGTCACCATTACTGGCCCCAGCAGCAGCAGCGTTATGATGGCAGTGGGGTTGGTGCAAGTTCCCAAGTTTATCCGGCTGACCCGCAGTATGGTGCTGTCCCTCCGTGAACAGGAATTTGTGCAAACTGTGCGCGCCTTCGGTGCCCGATCAAGCCGCATCATCTTCATCCACATCCCACCCGCCAGTCTCGCGCCCATTATCGTTCAGGCCACCCTAGCCACAGGCACGGCAACGTTAGAAGCCGCAGGTTTAGGGTTTCTAGGCTTAGGGGCTCAACCGCCAACGCCCGAACTTGGTACCATGCTCTCCGATGCTTTCAAGGGTGGATACTCCCTGTCGTCGCCGTGGACGATCGTGTTTCCAGGGCTATTTATCACGCTGATGGTGTTGGCCTTTAACTTATTAGGCGATGGACTCCGGGATGCCCTCGATCCCCGGATGAGCCACGAATGA
- a CDS encoding cytochrome B6 — MAALFSYSFIYLGFLGLAIGLYFTLRAVKLI; from the coding sequence ATGGCTGCCCTGTTTAGCTACTCATTCATCTACTTGGGATTTTTGGGCTTGGCAATTGGTCTGTACTTCACCTTAAGAGCCGTTAAGCTAATCTAA